The Magnetovibrio sp. PR-2 region CCGCCAAGCGCGGGAAGTGTTCGTAGATACGTTCAATGGACCAGCCAATCGGCGGTGCGATTTGTGCCAGCGACAAGTTTTCTTCCACGGTCAAACCGGGGATGATGTTGCGGTCTTCGGGAACCAGGGCAACGCCGTTGCGGGCTGCCTGCCAAGATTCCATATTGTGCAACGGTTGGTGATCCAACCAAACTTCGCCGTGGCGCAGTTCCGGGTCGTCCATGCGGGCGATGGAACGCAGCGTGGAGGTTTTGCCTGCACCGTTGCGGCCCAAGAGTGCGACGATTTCACCTTCGTGAATGTCGAAGCTGACACCTTGAACGATGTAGCTCTCACCGTAGTAGGAGTGAAGATCCCACGCCGAGAAATAGGCGTGCGCAGAACCTTCGTTTGTGATTTTTTCGGCGGTCGGCGTATTGCCGACATCGCCCAAATCGATGCCAAGATTTTGATCGCTCATAGGTGTGCTCCGCCAAGATATGCTTCTTGAACTTTCGG contains the following coding sequences:
- a CDS encoding ABC transporter ATP-binding protein, translated to MSDQNLGIDLGDVGNTPTAEKITNEGSAHAYFSAWDLHSYYGESYIVQGVSFDIHEGEIVALLGRNGAGKTSTLRSIARMDDPELRHGEVWLDHQPLHNMESWQAARNGVALVPEDRNIIPGLTVEENLSLAQIAPPIGWSIERIYEHFPRLAERRNQEGVTLSGGEQQMLAVARALARDVKLLLLDEPYEGLAPVIVHEIESILESVKKLGMTSIIVEQNAIAALHLADRAIILDMGEVVFNGTAQEVLDNKELRDEYLAI